The following DNA comes from Pirellulales bacterium.
GATACCACCAGCGATGGCCCTAATTCGGCCGACCGCCACGAACGCACTCGCGAAAAAATGCGGGCCATGCTGGCCGCCGGCGAAATGGAACAGCGCAAAGTCGAACTTACCATCGAGCAAAAAGCCGTGCCCATGATGTTCACCGGCATAGGCATGGAACAGGTCGATTTTGATTTGCAGGGCATGTTCGAAAAAATCCTGCCAAAGAATAGCATTCGCCGTGAAGTTACTGTGGCGGAAGCCCGGAAAATTTTGTTCGATCACGAATGCGATGCCTTACTCAACAAGGAAAATATTCATTCGCAGGCCATTTCGCTCGCTGAAAACCTGGGCATCATCTTTCTGGATGAGGTCGATAAAATCGTCGCCAGCGAGGGGAAAGGAGCCGATGTTTCCCGCCAAGGCGTGCAGCGCGATCTGTTGCCCATTGTCGAAGGCACCACCATTCAAACGCGGTATGGGTATGTCCGGACCGATCACGTATTGTTTGTGGCCGCCGGCGCATTCCATCGGGCTAAGCCCAGCGATCTGATGCCGGAATTGCAGGGCCGGTTTCCTATTCGAGTGGAACTGACGGATTTGACGAAGGACGATTTCATCCGCATTCTCAAGGAGCCCAAAAGCGCGCTCACCAAGCAGTATATCGCCCTGTTGGGCACCGAAGACGTGAATGTGGAATTCACCGACGACGCCGTCGACGCGCTGGCCGAGTTTGCATTCCGCGTGAATCAAACCACGCAGAACATTGGCGCCCGGCGGTTGTACACCATCATGGAACGATTGCTGGAAGAGTTGAGCTTCGAGGCGCCTGACATGCAAAAAGGACACGTGCCGATCAATGCGGCCTACGTCAAGCAGCGCCTGTCCGCTTTGGCTGAAGACGAAGATTTGAGCAGGTTTATTTTGTAAGTCGGCACGTAATTTGCTACGCTTTACGACGTCCGGAGAGTGCGCGAAAACCAATCTTTTATTCATGGAGAAATCACGATGAAACGCTTTACTTGTGCGCTGCTGATGGCCGCTGCGCTGCCATTGGCGGCTTGTAACCAACCGGGCTCGCAACCCAGCAATCCCAATCCCAATCCCAACCCCACTCCACCGCCGGCAAATAAGCCAAACGTTGATATCCAAGCACCAGGGGTAAACGTGCAATCGGATAAAAACGGGACGACGGTCAAGACGCCCAACACTGATGTTGATGTCAACAAAAATAAATAGCTGCCCGGAGCTCACGTTTAATTTTCATTGGCACGCCCCTTTCTTAGTGAAAGCCGGTGCTCCAGTTCCACGATAATTTCTTCGCAACGCACCCCTAACGCGCGAATTGATAACTGCCTAGCCGTCTGGCCGGTTGGCAAAATGGAAATCTCCAACCGGTCGGGCGGCAGGCAATTCGGAATTTTGTCTGCCCATTCGACGAGCGACCACCCTGGGCTGGTAAAATACTCTTCCGGCCCGAGCGCCGCGAATTCGACTTTGCTGTG
Coding sequences within:
- the hslU gene encoding ATP-dependent protease ATPase subunit HslU, with protein sequence MQELTPRQIVAELDRHIVGQADAKRAVAIAIRNRWRRQQLPDDMKAEVAPKNILMIGPTGVGKTEIARRLAKLTGAPFIKVEATKYTEVGYYGRDVESMVRELVENAITLVADRERKNVEEEAKQRVSERLLDLLAPLPPNYDTTSDGPNSADRHERTREKMRAMLAAGEMEQRKVELTIEQKAVPMMFTGIGMEQVDFDLQGMFEKILPKNSIRREVTVAEARKILFDHECDALLNKENIHSQAISLAENLGIIFLDEVDKIVASEGKGADVSRQGVQRDLLPIVEGTTIQTRYGYVRTDHVLFVAAGAFHRAKPSDLMPELQGRFPIRVELTDLTKDDFIRILKEPKSALTKQYIALLGTEDVNVEFTDDAVDALAEFAFRVNQTTQNIGARRLYTIMERLLEELSFEAPDMQKGHVPINAAYVKQRLSALAEDEDLSRFIL